A genome region from Sphingorhabdus sp. SMR4y includes the following:
- a CDS encoding lasso peptide biosynthesis PqqD family chaperone: protein MDMKSSVQHSSNIVSCEIDAKTVMLDIENGKYHGFNEVGSRIWQMISEPIEIGKICDILMTEFETSQEQCEVEVLGFLQKLHETNLISVS from the coding sequence ATGGACATGAAGTCGAGCGTGCAGCACAGCAGTAATATTGTCTCCTGTGAAATCGACGCGAAAACGGTGATGCTTGATATTGAAAATGGGAAATATCATGGCTTTAACGAAGTCGGCTCCCGCATTTGGCAAATGATATCCGAGCCAATCGAAATCGGCAAAATATGTGATATTCTGATGACGGAATTTGAAACCTCACAGGAACAATGTGAAGTGGAAGTGTTGGGGTTTCTGCAAAAGCTGCACGAGACCAATCTCATCTCGGTAAGCTGA
- a CDS encoding 2OG-Fe(II) oxygenase, with translation MADKDLLKFETVVANPGLLSLAARQLDKRVSDNPSDTNAIWQLAETYRKLGELEKAAELYSTLCQVTGQGRLVRDLLAVTGGNPQDFVGQDGCYPVPFVIRNNYLADDELSMLCDYVSAEAWESCQPSKVGKGKHDDTLRRSFDLAMPDWLKKKMRQEIVGHLPDLACALNIAGEKFDRIDLSLRSYGDGHFFGIHTDKSSKIQRLLSLTYFFFIEPKSFTGGDLLIFDTDVGQSEHRAFSESFTRLQARQNSLVVFPSASYHAVSTVNAETGSTAHYRYAVNGHVWEQNSDEQ, from the coding sequence ATGGCAGATAAGGATTTGCTCAAGTTCGAAACTGTCGTGGCCAATCCCGGATTGCTCTCACTGGCTGCCCGGCAGCTTGATAAGCGCGTTTCTGATAATCCATCTGATACCAATGCAATCTGGCAACTGGCCGAAACTTACCGTAAACTGGGCGAGCTTGAAAAAGCCGCTGAGCTGTACTCGACGCTATGCCAAGTAACGGGGCAGGGCCGGCTTGTTAGAGATCTTTTGGCTGTCACTGGAGGAAATCCGCAAGATTTTGTCGGTCAAGACGGATGTTATCCAGTGCCATTTGTGATCAGAAACAACTATCTCGCCGATGATGAGCTTTCCATGCTTTGCGACTATGTGAGTGCCGAGGCATGGGAAAGTTGCCAACCCTCGAAAGTCGGCAAGGGCAAGCATGATGATACGCTCAGGCGCTCCTTTGATTTGGCGATGCCCGATTGGCTGAAGAAAAAAATGCGTCAGGAAATTGTCGGCCATTTACCGGATTTGGCCTGTGCCTTGAATATTGCAGGTGAAAAATTCGATCGGATTGATTTGTCTCTCCGAAGCTATGGAGACGGACATTTTTTTGGCATTCATACGGACAAGAGCTCCAAAATTCAGCGCCTTCTGAGTTTGACCTATTTCTTTTTTATCGAGCCGAAAAGTTTCACCGGCGGAGATTTGCTGATCTTCGATACCGATGTCGGTCAGTCCGAACACCGAGCATTTTCGGAAAGTTTCACGCGGCTGCAAGCCAGGCAAAACAGCCTGGTAGTCTTCCCAAGCGCTTCTTATCATGCCGTCTCAACGGTCAATGCTGAGACAGGAAGCACGGCTCACTATCGCTACGCTGTAAACGGTCATGTCTGGGAGCAGAACTCGGATGAGCAATAA
- a CDS encoding response regulator transcription factor, whose product MPGLNILHIEDDAQTAEMVSTAMAKTGAETVWAADGTEGLRLASGKKFDLVILDRMLPDMSGIEIIGKLREAGVDVPVLMLSALGRTENRIEGLDAGVDDYLAKPFEQEELIARVRALHRRASGQSHSAVIIFGDMECHIKARTAHRQGRHLALSPKEFDLFRYFMQNAGEIVTREMLLLNVWNLKFDPQTNVIDVNVGRLRRKLEEGFDKPVLETIWGAGYRLHAV is encoded by the coding sequence ATGCCGGGTCTTAATATTCTGCATATCGAGGATGACGCGCAGACGGCAGAGATGGTCTCGACCGCGATGGCCAAGACCGGCGCCGAAACCGTATGGGCGGCCGACGGGACCGAAGGCCTCCGCCTCGCATCGGGCAAGAAATTCGACCTGGTGATACTGGACCGGATGCTGCCCGATATGAGCGGGATCGAGATTATCGGCAAATTGCGCGAGGCGGGCGTGGATGTTCCGGTTCTCATGCTGTCCGCTCTGGGCCGAACGGAAAACCGGATCGAGGGGCTTGATGCCGGGGTCGATGATTATCTCGCCAAGCCTTTTGAACAGGAAGAACTGATCGCGCGGGTTCGCGCTTTGCACCGGCGGGCCAGCGGGCAATCCCACAGCGCGGTAATAATTTTTGGTGATATGGAATGTCATATCAAGGCGCGCACCGCGCACCGACAGGGCAGGCATCTGGCGCTTAGCCCCAAGGAATTCGACCTGTTCCGGTATTTCATGCAAAATGCCGGGGAAATCGTGACCCGCGAAATGCTGTTGTTGAATGTCTGGAACCTCAAATTTGATCCGCAGACCAACGTCATAGATGTCAATGTCGGACGGCTTCGACGCAAGCTGGAAGAAGGCTTCGACAAACCGGTGCTGGAGACAATCTGGGGCGCGGGATACCGGCTTCACGCCGTCTGA
- a CDS encoding EthD domain-containing protein — protein sequence MTVTLVTLLKRRPGMSQKEFRDYYERYHRLIGEDVLAPYAVRYVRRYLTPLDGEDRDCDFDVVMEIDFPDEATMARFFESTSDPQISQRIAKDEAMLFDTNRIRSFRLDREAMSAL from the coding sequence ATGACCGTCACGCTTGTCACATTGCTCAAGCGGCGGCCCGGCATGAGCCAGAAGGAATTTCGCGACTATTACGAGCGCTATCACCGACTGATCGGGGAGGATGTCCTCGCCCCTTATGCGGTCCGCTACGTCCGCCGCTATCTTACGCCGCTCGATGGCGAAGATCGCGACTGCGATTTTGATGTCGTGATGGAGATTGATTTCCCCGACGAGGCGACGATGGCTCGATTCTTTGAATCGACCAGCGATCCGCAAATATCTCAGCGCATTGCCAAGGACGAAGCCATGTTGTTTGACACCAACCGGATACGGTCCTTCCGGCTCGACCGCGAAGCGATGTCCGCACTCTGA
- a CDS encoding sulfotransferase, with the protein MSNNPSDERPFFGALYDLQELVKTHLFLICPNNSGSTYLKGVMANSMHTWNLRKEGQHMVGFQGVSTNAIGAELLWATEKWLKYFTDETAFNWPETRKAWYFAATARDPAASVFFTKSPPAIVWVEQLKQCFRNSRFIFMVRNPYAVVEGISRRKRGHYPREQILNLASEHIMKCFELQIKNIEDNPEGEFFTYEFLCAEPEQVKNRLNRLVPDLADLNFDSEIPVKGSYCEPLRNMNEQQINKLGGTDLAIINRVFDMHPEVLEYFEYQRVS; encoded by the coding sequence ATGAGCAATAACCCTTCTGACGAGCGACCGTTTTTTGGGGCTCTTTACGATTTGCAGGAGCTTGTAAAAACGCACCTGTTTCTGATCTGCCCGAACAATAGCGGCTCAACTTATTTGAAGGGTGTCATGGCGAACTCCATGCACACATGGAACCTCCGGAAAGAGGGGCAGCATATGGTGGGCTTTCAGGGCGTATCCACAAATGCGATCGGTGCGGAACTGTTGTGGGCTACTGAGAAATGGTTGAAATATTTTACAGATGAAACGGCGTTTAACTGGCCGGAGACGCGGAAAGCCTGGTATTTTGCAGCCACGGCGCGAGATCCCGCAGCGTCAGTATTTTTTACCAAGTCTCCTCCAGCTATCGTCTGGGTGGAGCAACTCAAGCAGTGTTTCCGCAACAGCCGATTTATCTTCATGGTGCGTAACCCCTATGCGGTGGTGGAGGGAATCTCGAGAAGGAAGCGGGGACATTATCCGAGAGAGCAGATCCTCAATCTGGCTTCAGAACATATTATGAAATGTTTTGAGCTGCAGATAAAAAATATCGAGGACAATCCGGAAGGCGAGTTCTTCACCTATGAGTTTTTATGCGCCGAACCGGAGCAGGTCAAAAATAGGCTGAACCGGTTGGTTCCGGATTTGGCAGATTTGAACTTCGATTCCGAAATACCGGTCAAGGGAAGTTACTGCGAACCGCTCCGCAACATGAATGAGCAGCAGATAAACAAGCTTGGCGGGACCGACTTGGCGATCATAAACCGTGTTTTTGATATGCACCCGGAAGTTTTGGAATATTTCGAATATCAGAGGGTGAGCTAA
- a CDS encoding sulfotransferase domain-containing protein, with translation MENIVWIASFPRSGNTWLRCFLAGLLQESEELDLDRLPTVHCANRARVEQSLCFSTGDLTSSEINILRPGVYRHWAEACDSSLPLFVKTHDCYVNNNLGSPIFPADASRAAIYLIRNPLDVCVSYANFWGGHDYETAADYICDRQHSHPLDHSNMFGQLFQHISDWSTHVKSWRDDCDIPTKIVRYEDMKMAPASTFLDIVRFLQLPFGEQDVETSLEKCDFAKLQNTESVSGFGERPYEGDRFFRQGRVDGWRNSLQAQTVEQLVNCHFEEMARYRYLQEDGSIIAD, from the coding sequence ATGGAGAATATTGTCTGGATTGCCTCTTTTCCGAGGTCCGGAAACACTTGGTTGCGTTGCTTCCTTGCCGGTCTTTTGCAGGAGAGTGAGGAACTGGATCTGGATAGGCTTCCCACAGTCCATTGTGCCAACAGGGCGCGCGTAGAGCAAAGCCTGTGTTTCTCCACGGGGGATTTGACCTCCTCGGAGATCAACATTCTCAGGCCTGGTGTCTATCGCCATTGGGCCGAAGCGTGTGACTCATCGCTTCCGCTTTTCGTGAAAACCCATGATTGTTATGTGAATAACAATCTCGGTTCGCCGATCTTCCCCGCGGATGCTTCGCGTGCGGCAATTTACCTGATCCGAAACCCGCTGGATGTTTGCGTGTCCTATGCAAATTTCTGGGGCGGGCACGATTATGAGACGGCAGCAGACTATATCTGCGATCGTCAGCATTCGCACCCGCTGGATCATAGCAATATGTTCGGGCAATTATTTCAGCATATATCGGACTGGAGTACCCACGTTAAGAGCTGGCGCGATGATTGCGACATACCGACAAAAATCGTCAGATATGAAGATATGAAAATGGCACCGGCCAGTACCTTTCTTGACATTGTGCGTTTTCTGCAGCTTCCATTCGGAGAGCAGGATGTCGAGACTTCATTGGAAAAGTGCGATTTCGCAAAATTGCAAAATACTGAGTCTGTATCGGGATTTGGAGAGCGTCCCTATGAAGGTGACCGATTTTTCCGGCAGGGCAGGGTCGATGGCTGGCGCAATTCACTTCAGGCACAGACTGTTGAGCAGTTGGTCAATTGCCATTTTGAAGAAATGGCGAGATATAGGTATTTGCAAGAAGATGGAAGCATCATTGCGGACTGA
- a CDS encoding glycosyltransferase family 8 protein gives MNYRADGKYCLATVTTSSYLIGTAVLVHSFLEKNNWFDGDIVIITETKNLSPSEIDILRGFDRVMIVDIGEELRENIRALEEINPSFLGKSARFFSLEVFNLERYEKVLFCDSDLLFLDSIKHLFSDNQPLLCCGDGPYYQGLNRNKYSFKPCAPKAPEQELANTFNAGLMLIDQSLITRSNYQSLVDMTTAPHWTDSSITHTDQRIFNLFFAGQQKLVSPVYNYLLAHQNSIDAAHPDIIDDIKVFHFNGAAKPWQLMRSMSAIDDNVLQFQAAIRWYQQFERALSHRHLAMLNGKSIR, from the coding sequence ATGAATTACCGAGCAGACGGAAAATATTGTTTGGCAACGGTAACGACCTCGTCATATCTGATTGGCACCGCAGTATTAGTGCATTCTTTTTTGGAAAAGAATAACTGGTTTGATGGGGACATCGTCATCATAACCGAAACCAAAAATCTTTCCCCGTCTGAAATCGATATATTGCGCGGTTTTGATCGCGTGATGATCGTCGATATTGGTGAGGAGTTGCGCGAAAACATAAGAGCGCTCGAGGAAATAAATCCTTCTTTTCTGGGCAAGTCGGCAAGGTTCTTTTCGCTGGAAGTGTTCAACCTAGAGCGGTACGAGAAAGTGCTGTTCTGCGACAGTGACCTGTTGTTTCTGGACTCCATCAAGCATTTATTTTCTGACAATCAGCCACTGCTTTGCTGTGGTGACGGGCCTTACTATCAAGGCCTTAATCGCAACAAATATTCGTTCAAGCCATGTGCACCCAAAGCCCCCGAACAGGAGCTTGCCAACACTTTCAATGCGGGATTGATGCTTATTGATCAGTCGCTCATCACCCGATCAAATTACCAGTCCTTGGTAGACATGACAACTGCGCCGCACTGGACAGATTCCAGTATAACCCACACCGACCAGAGGATATTCAACCTGTTTTTTGCCGGGCAGCAAAAGCTGGTTTCTCCTGTGTATAATTATTTGCTGGCGCATCAGAATTCGATCGACGCGGCCCATCCCGATATCATCGACGATATAAAGGTTTTCCATTTCAATGGCGCCGCTAAACCTTGGCAGTTAATGCGCAGCATGAGCGCCATTGATGATAATGTGCTACAGTTTCAGGCTGCAATTCGATGGTATCAGCAATTCGAAAGGGCTCTGTCGCACAGGCATCTGGCCATGTTGAATGGCAAATCCATTCGCTAG
- a CDS encoding aspartyl/asparaginyl beta-hydroxylase domain-containing protein — translation MTYFPGQTRELAKIDHDAIELLVNELSKQAGLWEKWDALKPNRFGVFNGCVQHVVFKYPVDLSDHRLSMTFPIWHDWQPLIQPLIDQAVCPYGYEQGSVARIMLAKLRSCGSIPLHIDSSQSAEIPHKVHIPLQTARGVVMNFAGKDSSHLAVGRAYEVNNRIEHGATNPTGHDRVHLIFDYFSQAPN, via the coding sequence ATGACCTATTTTCCGGGTCAAACAAGAGAGCTCGCTAAAATTGACCATGATGCCATCGAGCTTTTGGTGAACGAACTGTCGAAGCAGGCCGGCCTGTGGGAAAAATGGGATGCACTGAAGCCGAACCGTTTCGGTGTTTTCAATGGATGCGTGCAGCATGTCGTCTTCAAATATCCGGTAGACCTGAGTGACCACCGGCTATCGATGACATTTCCAATCTGGCACGATTGGCAACCTCTTATTCAGCCGCTGATCGATCAAGCCGTATGTCCATATGGTTATGAACAGGGCAGTGTCGCTCGTATAATGTTGGCGAAATTACGCTCCTGTGGATCGATCCCCCTGCACATCGATAGCTCGCAATCTGCAGAAATCCCACACAAGGTGCACATTCCACTACAAACAGCTCGGGGTGTTGTGATGAATTTTGCCGGGAAGGACAGCTCCCATTTGGCGGTTGGCAGGGCTTATGAAGTGAATAATCGTATCGAGCATGGCGCGACCAATCCAACCGGTCATGATCGTGTTCACCTGATATTCGACTATTTCTCGCAAGCTCCAAATTAA
- a CDS encoding asparagine synthase-related protein translates to MSIIAGSVDFSSNPDVRSNKFSDCFAKFEHAYHEHWQDRFASLRYWHQSISPSSKGEVQPLLDDELVLVGDLRLDNRADLIKKLRGLSSSSTDSEMVLAAYRKWQDQCVSHLVGGFAFAIWDRRLKTLFCARDQMGQKPLFYCEANDGYDRCFMFCTSPAGILNHSRTSSDIDPQGVFNILMGRTCNEETSTLFSSIKRLAAGFCLQVNQAGMELRRYWEPEPTRSIRYADDREYVEGFNEKLEQAVEACINTDLPVSSFLSGGLDSSTVACMAHKKLRHNDRRLISATFVLPDNEDGVDEKTYVDSILAEHDFDHFYVTRENIGFRECLHNSQELYGGYPHTSHAYFDNLLPELAERNVGVHLCGYGGDQVASYHGMWVFEQLLLEGRWIAMLNLLKSTSNGRLRSGAKTIFRTLLNIVQATLPDSRDRDWYDKKVARRMILPELANRPGYRENVAKRASFDVHPFPWKITDVMKRFIQYDRTSVTLETLSNIFLPYGIEYRTPLTDIRLIDYCMSLPPEQFSMGGKRSLMRRSIQGLVPEQIRLAHNKHQGSTPNLFLGLWQEKDQLLEDLNNCTHISDISKLLDIPRIKRLLAKSEVNERDRPKLYRNLELALYLSWFKNHF, encoded by the coding sequence GTGAGCATCATTGCCGGAAGCGTCGATTTTTCCAGCAATCCCGATGTCCGGAGCAATAAATTCTCCGATTGCTTCGCGAAATTCGAACACGCCTACCATGAACATTGGCAGGACAGGTTCGCCAGTCTGCGCTATTGGCACCAGAGCATTTCTCCGTCTTCAAAAGGCGAAGTGCAGCCTTTGCTTGACGATGAATTGGTGTTGGTCGGCGACCTTAGATTAGATAACCGGGCCGATCTCATCAAAAAGCTGAGGGGATTGAGTAGTTCCTCCACCGACAGTGAAATGGTTTTGGCCGCTTATAGAAAGTGGCAAGACCAATGTGTAAGCCATCTCGTCGGAGGCTTTGCGTTTGCCATCTGGGACAGGCGTCTCAAGACCCTGTTTTGCGCCCGGGATCAAATGGGACAAAAGCCTCTGTTTTACTGCGAAGCAAACGACGGCTACGATCGCTGTTTCATGTTTTGCACCTCTCCCGCGGGGATACTCAATCACAGCAGGACAAGCAGCGATATCGACCCTCAAGGCGTGTTCAATATCTTGATGGGACGGACCTGCAACGAAGAAACCAGCACTCTGTTCTCCAGCATTAAGCGGCTAGCTGCGGGATTTTGCCTGCAGGTCAACCAGGCAGGAATGGAACTCAGGCGATACTGGGAGCCGGAACCGACCAGAAGTATCCGCTATGCTGATGATCGCGAATATGTCGAAGGATTTAACGAGAAACTGGAGCAAGCGGTTGAGGCGTGTATCAACACTGATTTGCCAGTGAGTTCGTTTCTCAGCGGTGGGCTGGATTCCAGTACGGTCGCCTGCATGGCCCATAAAAAATTGCGACATAATGACCGTCGTCTCATCTCTGCCACCTTTGTTCTGCCAGACAATGAAGATGGCGTTGATGAAAAGACATATGTCGATTCCATATTGGCGGAACATGATTTTGACCATTTCTACGTCACTCGCGAAAATATCGGATTTCGCGAATGCCTGCACAACAGCCAGGAGTTATATGGGGGCTATCCTCATACCAGCCATGCCTATTTCGATAATCTCTTGCCGGAGTTGGCGGAACGGAATGTCGGCGTGCATCTCTGTGGTTATGGAGGTGACCAAGTGGCCTCATATCACGGGATGTGGGTATTCGAGCAGTTGCTGTTGGAAGGGCGCTGGATAGCAATGCTGAATCTGCTGAAGTCTACCAGCAACGGCCGTTTAAGAAGTGGCGCGAAAACGATATTCAGGACGCTATTGAACATAGTCCAAGCGACTTTGCCCGATAGCCGCGACAGGGATTGGTATGACAAAAAGGTTGCACGCAGGATGATCCTGCCCGAACTCGCCAATCGGCCTGGTTACCGTGAAAATGTCGCAAAGCGTGCATCATTCGACGTGCATCCGTTTCCATGGAAAATTACCGATGTGATGAAACGGTTCATTCAGTATGACCGCACTTCGGTGACCTTGGAGACCCTGAGCAACATCTTTCTGCCTTATGGCATCGAATATCGGACCCCACTCACAGATATTCGCCTGATCGACTATTGCATGTCATTGCCTCCGGAACAATTTTCTATGGGCGGAAAGAGAAGTCTGATGCGCCGGTCAATTCAGGGGCTGGTACCTGAACAAATTCGTCTGGCTCACAACAAGCATCAGGGCTCGACGCCGAATTTGTTTCTCGGCCTGTGGCAGGAAAAAGATCAATTGCTGGAGGATCTGAATAATTGCACCCATATCAGTGATATCTCAAAATTATTGGATATTCCCAGAATAAAAAGACTTCTGGCAAAAAGTGAGGTTAATGAAAGAGATAGGCCGAAATTATACAGGAACCTGGAGCTAGCCTTGTACCTATCCTGGTTTAAAAATCATTTCTGA
- a CDS encoding aspartyl/asparaginyl beta-hydroxylase domain-containing protein — translation MLPVFTQPFVKLPLRVDVSRLQSEVAALLELDWLIHPSGFPGNLTLPLIAVNGQFNHDLSIAGQMLPTPALLSCPYIRQILAYLEVPLSRTRLMMLHSGAEVSRHYDAGYHWYRRLRIHIPIFTHPDVIFGCAEQERHLGQGELWCFDHKNWHWVQNHSQYTRIHLVIDTKASPDFFASLSKRDGQETEIPFGGQVAKSMSLEPYVFEVLEPEELSRLIVIMVTQLEEQNQLESVRLLEALARKWEHAFVEYQHNGAGESAYRQIIEELVKKIDRSLLGEKEDRAFNTIATMLDKSNGTPVFQRLNDMKLNFN, via the coding sequence ATGCTTCCTGTATTTACCCAGCCTTTTGTCAAACTGCCACTCCGGGTGGACGTTAGCCGGTTGCAGTCTGAAGTGGCTGCGCTGTTGGAATTGGATTGGCTGATACATCCTTCAGGATTCCCCGGAAACCTGACTCTGCCGCTGATTGCCGTGAACGGGCAGTTCAACCATGATTTATCCATTGCCGGCCAAATGCTGCCGACTCCTGCCTTGCTATCATGTCCCTATATCAGGCAAATCCTGGCTTATCTCGAGGTGCCCCTATCCCGTACCCGGCTGATGATGCTGCATTCGGGCGCTGAAGTGTCCAGGCACTATGATGCGGGCTATCATTGGTATCGTCGACTGCGGATACATATCCCCATCTTCACACATCCCGACGTGATATTCGGATGCGCGGAGCAAGAGCGCCATCTGGGTCAGGGAGAACTATGGTGTTTTGATCATAAAAACTGGCACTGGGTTCAAAATCACTCCCAATATACCCGAATTCATTTGGTGATAGATACCAAAGCCTCGCCGGATTTCTTCGCGTCTCTGTCAAAGCGGGATGGTCAGGAAACGGAGATCCCGTTCGGTGGTCAGGTTGCCAAGTCGATGTCCCTGGAGCCCTATGTTTTTGAAGTTCTCGAACCAGAGGAGCTATCACGGCTCATTGTTATCATGGTGACTCAACTGGAAGAACAAAACCAGCTTGAGTCCGTGCGTTTGCTGGAGGCGCTTGCAAGAAAATGGGAGCATGCTTTCGTCGAATATCAGCATAATGGAGCGGGTGAATCGGCCTACAGACAAATCATCGAAGAGTTGGTGAAAAAAATCGATAGATCATTGCTGGGCGAGAAAGAAGATCGCGCGTTTAATACAATCGCCACGATGCTTGACAAGAGCAATGGTACGCCAGTTTTTCAGAGACTGAATGACATGAAACTCAATTTCAATTAG
- a CDS encoding sensor histidine kinase, producing the protein MPIFPSLFGRLSLVVIIVSILSSAALFAMTEWIVRSEFREQMARSVDTDIAGLADIYIAGGAVELRQRISDRLELQSPDDKRYYLLASPSGRRIIGNVGSWPELSSENSEAGFFRLDDGTQVYGRATQLNPDLKLLVGRDTLARSALLGRIRIAFLGAGILLVLIFSTIGYYATRRLKTRLDAMNDAFREIGTGNLAASIPVDGRGDELDQLSQHGNVMIGRVASLISAHQDISDHTAHELRTPLMHLDNRLVTAIGQSTDPLHSETLGRARQDIRDIINMLDSLLDIASSRAQKGDRSGLSECDISRIAAEITELFAESAEDLGIDFATDIAPGVRMMANSAHIQRILSNLLDNALKYTPKGGEVELVLRPGPLITVRDNGPGVPEQMREKIFERFVRVDASGAKGHGLGLALSQALAERNGLVIICRDAEPGALFEIRPEGSG; encoded by the coding sequence ATGCCGATTTTCCCATCTCTGTTCGGTCGTTTGAGTCTGGTCGTCATCATCGTGTCGATATTGTCTTCGGCGGCCCTGTTCGCGATGACGGAATGGATTGTACGATCGGAATTCCGGGAGCAGATGGCGCGCAGCGTGGATACGGATATTGCCGGTCTTGCAGATATTTATATCGCTGGCGGCGCGGTCGAATTGCGCCAGCGAATCTCCGACCGCCTGGAGTTGCAGTCGCCCGACGACAAGCGCTATTATCTGCTTGCCTCTCCGAGCGGCCGCAGGATTATCGGCAATGTCGGGTCTTGGCCGGAACTGTCGTCGGAAAATTCCGAAGCCGGATTTTTCCGGCTGGATGACGGAACGCAAGTCTACGGGCGCGCTACCCAGCTGAACCCGGATCTGAAACTGCTTGTCGGGCGTGACACATTGGCCCGTTCGGCCCTGCTCGGGCGGATCAGGATTGCCTTTCTCGGGGCCGGGATATTGCTGGTCCTGATTTTCAGCACAATCGGCTATTATGCGACCCGCCGGCTGAAGACACGGCTGGACGCCATGAATGATGCTTTCCGTGAGATTGGCACCGGCAATCTGGCGGCCTCAATCCCGGTCGACGGGCGGGGGGACGAACTGGACCAGCTGTCCCAACATGGCAATGTCATGATCGGGCGTGTGGCATCGTTGATCTCCGCGCATCAGGATATTTCAGACCATACGGCCCACGAACTGCGGACGCCGCTGATGCATCTGGATAATCGGCTGGTCACGGCTATCGGCCAGAGCACAGACCCGCTGCACAGCGAAACGCTCGGCCGGGCGCGGCAGGATATTCGGGATATCATCAATATGCTGGACTCGCTGCTCGACATAGCTTCCAGCCGCGCTCAGAAAGGCGATCGTAGTGGATTGTCAGAGTGCGACATTTCCAGAATCGCTGCCGAAATCACCGAATTATTTGCCGAAAGCGCCGAAGATCTGGGGATCGATTTCGCTACCGACATCGCGCCCGGGGTCAGAATGATGGCCAATTCTGCCCATATCCAGCGCATTTTGTCCAATCTGCTCGACAATGCGCTGAAATATACGCCGAAAGGTGGCGAGGTGGAACTTGTGCTTCGGCCGGGACCACTGATCACGGTGCGGGACAATGGTCCCGGTGTGCCCGAGCAAATGCGGGAAAAGATATTCGAGCGTTTCGTTCGCGTGGATGCCAGTGGCGCGAAGGGACACGGCTTAGGTCTTGCACTGTCGCAGGCGCTGGCCGAACGAAACGGGCTGGTCATTATCTGCCGGGATGCGGAACCCGGCGCATTGTTCGAAATAAGACCGGAAGGGAGTGGTTGA